From the Cryptomeria japonica chromosome 2, Sugi_1.0, whole genome shotgun sequence genome, one window contains:
- the LOC131052154 gene encoding uncharacterized protein LOC131052154, which produces MMDPRAFVRVSVGALGLRIPVASKAVRAGVHALSSPCFCEVRLTGLPTQTTSVPLITSSSTPGSQDLHSIAATFYLEESELKKLIAPRRFKSSLAYLEIVIFTGRQGSHCGVSSSKQIGTFRLQVGAEWAEGKTLLLHNGWTNIGKNKVEGSSPRAELHVRVKVEPDPRYIFQFEDETALSPQIVQLQGSVRQPIFSCKFSRDRGTRARASQLDGTANGWSGSHNSDKDSERRDRKGWLVMIHDLSGSAVAAASMVTPFVPSTGSDRVSRSNPGAWLILRPDSSGVDSWQPWGRLEAWRERGGKDFIGCRFQLVEEGGGLGVSSGIVISETLISADKGGEFLIDTSKVTPSISPILSPHSSGDFTFNFGLQILGGFVMTCRVQGEGKSSKPLVQLAMRHITCVEDAAIFMALTAAVDLSIEACKPFTKKLRKAIRD; this is translated from the exons ATGATGGATCCTCGAGCTTTCGTAAGAGTATCAGTAGGGGCACTTGGGTTGAGAATTCCAGTTGCCTCAAAAGCTGTGAGGGCGGGGGTCCATGCTCTCTCTTCTCCTTGCTTCTGCGAGGTTAGGCTAACAGGGCTTCCTACACAAACCACATCAGTTCCTTTGATCACGTCATCCTCCACCCCTGGTAGCCAAGATCTTCACAGTATTGCTGCGACTTTCTATCTCGAAGAATCTGAGTTGAAAAAGTTGATTGCTCCGCGGCGTTTTAAGTCCTCCCTAGCTTATTTGGAGATAGTGATCTTTACTGGGAGACAGGGATCTCATTGTGGTGTTAGCAGTAGTAAGCAAATTGGGACCTTCAGATTGCAAGTAGGAGCAGAATGGGCAGAGGGGAAAACGTTGCTGCTTCACAATGGATGGACTAACATTGGCAAGAACAAAGTGGAAGGTAGCAGTCCCAGGGCAGAGCTCCATGTGAGAGTCAAGGTTGAGCCTGATCCTCGATACATATTTCAGTTCGAGGACGAGACAGCATTAAGCCCTCAGATTGTGCAACTGCAGGGTAGTGTGAGGCAGCCaatattcagctgtaaatttagTCGAGACAGAGGCACTCGTGCACG AGCCTCTCAACTTGATGGCACTGCAAATGGTTGGTCTGGCTCTCATAATAGTGATAAAGACAGTGAAAGACGGGATAGAAAAGGATGGTTGGTTATGATCCATGATCTTTCTGGATCTGCAGTGGCAGCTGCTTCCATGGTAACCCCCTTTGTGCCTTCTACAGGTTCTGATCGTGTCTCACGATCCAATCCTGGGGCATGGTTGATTCTGCGACCAGATTCTTCTGGCGTGGATAGTTGGCAGCCGTGGGGAAGGCTAGAAGCATGGAGAGAACGTGGTGGGAAGGACTTTATTGGTTGTAGATTTCAATTAGTTGAAGAAGGTGGTGGTCTAGGAGTGAGTAGTGGAATTGTGATTTCAGAAACCCTTATCAGTGCAGACAAAGGTGGAGAGTTCCTCATTGACACTTCCAAAGTAACACCTTCAATATCTCCAATTCTAAGTCCTCACAGTAGTGGGGATTTTACCTTCAATTTTGGACTACAAATTTTAGGAGGCTTTGTGATGACTTGCCGTGTACAGGGTGAGGGGAAGAGCAGCAAACCTTTGGTACAATTGGCAATGCGACACATAACATGTGTGGAGGATGCTGCAATCTTCATGGCACTAACTGCAGCAGTGGACTTGAGCATTGAAGCCTGCAAACCATTTACAAAAAAGCTGAGAAAGGCTATTCGGGATTGA